A part of Meleagris gallopavo isolate NT-WF06-2002-E0010 breed Aviagen turkey brand Nicholas breeding stock chromosome 28, Turkey_5.1, whole genome shotgun sequence genomic DNA contains:
- the SMPD2 gene encoding sphingomyelin phosphodiesterase 2, producing the protein MEKDPALRLRVFDLNCWAICYLSKRRQERIRLIGDRLCREGFDLVLLQEIWSERDYSDLKAKLGGCCPFSHYFRSGVIGSGLCVFSKFPILDTLLHQYSLNGYPYMLHHGDWFCGKSVGLVVVRIAEITFNIYVTHLHAEYSREKDAYLPHRVVQAWELAQFIRHTAKAADVVLLGGDLNMHPGDVGIRLLRGWTGLQDAFTEAKHFEGCEDGCTLIPNNCFTVKSELQPFPLGIRIDYILYKAISSFTVKCEELRTTTGTVPGMDIPYSDHEAVMAMLCIQRRGQTAGVTTGTATPALVEVLSEARTEVCMGLLTARRQRYSSGRMAVLAILLLLLQAVGVLGVLGGLVAGKPFPALSFSLLAFLALAILLLAAGLHLFHSIEVKMLQGTEEQMEMAMRGLQEQPLHRH; encoded by the exons atGGAGAAGGACCCTGCACTGCGTCTCCGTGTCTTTGACCTCAACTGCTG GGCCATCTGTTACCTGAGCAAGCGGCGGCAGGAGCGCATCCGCCTCATCGGAGACCGGCTATGCCGGGAGGGCTTCGACCTtgtcctgctgcaggag ATATGGAGCGAGCGTGATTACAGTGACCTGAAGGCAAAGCTGGGTGGTTGCTGCCCCTTCTCCCATTATTTCCGAAG TGGTGTCATCGGCAGTGGCCTCTGTGTCTTCTCCAAGTTCCCCATCCTGGACACACTGCTCCACCAGTACTCACTCAATGGTTACCCCTATATG CTGCACCATGGAGACTGGTTCTGCGGCAAGTCTGTGGGTCTCGTTGTTGTCAGGATTGCCGAGATCACCTTCAACATCTATGTCACACAC CTGCATGCTGAGTACAGCCGGGAGAAGGACGCCTACCTGCCCCACCGCGTGGTGCAAGCCTGGGAACTGGCGCAGTTCATTCG CCACACGGCAAAGGCGGCTGATGTAGTGCTGCTGGGGGGAGACCTCAACATGCACCCTGGAGACGTGGGCATCCGGCTTCTGCGTGGCTGGACGGGACTGCAGGATGCCTTTACTGAGGCCAAGCACTTTGAG GGCTGCGAGGACGGCTGCACTCTCATTCCAAATAACTGCTTCACTGTCAAGTCGGAGCTACAGCCCTTCCCGTTGGGCATCCGCATCGACTACATCCTCTACAAG GCTATCTCCAGCTTCACAGTGAAGTGTGAAGAGCTGAGGACCACCACGGGAACAGTCCCAGGAATGGACATCCCTTACTCAGACCACGAGGCTGTGATGGCAATGCTGTGCATCCAAAGGAGGGGACAGACAGCGGGTGTCACCACTGGCACAGCCA CGCCGGCGCTGGTGGAGGTGCTGAGTGAGGCACGGACAGAGGTGTGCATGGGGCTGCTGACAGCACGGCGGCAGCGTTATTCCTCAGGCAGGATGGCAGTGCTGGCcatactgctgctgctgctacaggCGGTGGGAGTGCTGGGTGTGCTGGGAGGGCTGGTGGCTGGGAAGCCCTTCCctgctctctccttctccctgctggccttCCTTGCCCTTGCCATCCTCCTCCTTGCTGCTGGCCTCCACCTCTTCCACAGCATCGAGGTGAAGATGCTGCAGGGCACTGAGGAGCAGATGGAGATGGCGATGCGGGGGCTGCAGGAACAGCCCCTCCACCGCCACTGA